The Micromonospora sp. NBC_00421 DNA window GCGGGTCCCGCTCGGGCATCCGGTCACGCTCCAGCATCCGGTCGCGCTCGGGCATCCGGATCTCGGCGGTCATGTCGGTACGACCGTGCCGGCCCGCCTCGAACCCGTCGAAGCGCTGCTCGTCCGGAGGGCCGTAGCCGCTACCCGGGCCTGCCGGCAGGCCACGCGGCGGTGGGCCACCGTGCCCCATCGGCCCGCCCGGACCGGGACCCATCGGCCCGCCCGGACCGGGACCCATCGGCGCAACGGGACCGGGTCCCATCGGCCCGCCGGGGCCCGGCCCCAACTGCCCACGCGGTGCGTCGTACCCGCCACGCGGTGCGTCGTACCCGCCGGCGAAGGCGCCCGTCGGCTCGTCGTAGCGGTTGCCGTAGCGGTCCGGCGGGCCGGGCTGGGCCGGCATGGCCCGGGGCGGCATCGCCTGTGGTGCCGGTGGCAGACCGCGGTGTTCGTCGCGCATGGGAGGGGCGAGCCGGTCCGCGCCGCGCGGGTCGGCACCCCGACCGCTCGGCACGGCGCGCTCCTCCAGCTCGGCCAGCTGCCGCTCGACCCGGTCCAGGTGCAGGTCGACCTGCCACTCGTCGTAACCGTTGAAGCGGACCCGGAAGACCACGTCGTGGACCTCCTGGGAGGCCACGGGAGCACCGACCGGCTGACCGGCGAGGGTCGCCTCCACCCGGTCCAGGAAGGCATCGACCTCGTCGACCTTGTAGCCCCGGCGGAGCGCCTTACGCCGGAAACGCTGACCCTGACTCGCCACTATGTCTCCTGGTCTCGTACCGCTACGCCCGGTCGCGCCCGCGCGGCGCTTCGATGTCACTGTCCACCGCGGCAGCCAACTGCCCGCACGCACCGTCGATCTCGCGTCCCCGGGTGTCACGCACCGTGGTGGAGACGCCGGACTCCCGCAACCGTCTGACGAACTCCCGCTCCACCGGCTTGGCACTGGCGTCCCAACGGCTGCCCGGCGTCGGATTGAGCGGGATGAGGTTGACGTGCGTCGACCTACCGGCCAACAGGCGTCCGAGCAGGTCGGCCCGCCAGGGCTGATCGTTCACGTCCTTGATCATCGCGTACTCGATCGACACCCGGCGCCCCGTCGTCGCCGCGTAGTCCCACGCTGCGCCCAGCACCTCGGCTACCTTCCAGCGCTGGTTGACCGGCACGAGTTCGTCGCGCAGCTCATCATCGGGCGCGTGCAGCGACAACGCAAGGGTCACCGCGAGGTCTTCGCTGGCCAGCCGGCGGATGGCCGGCACCAGGCCGACCGTGGAGACGGTGATGTGACGCTGCGACAGGCCCAGTCCCTCCGGGGCCGGAGCGACCAGCCGGCGGATCGCCGTGACGACCCGGGAGTAGTTGGCCAGCGGCTCACCCATGCCCATGAACACGACGTGGGACAGGCGCGGTGGCGACCCGGCCACCGCCCCCGAGGCGGCGACCCCGGCGAGGTAGACCGCCTGGTCGACGATCTCGGCGGCGGAGAGGTTACGGGTCAGCCCGGCCTGACCGGTGGCGCAGAACGGGCAGGCCATGCCGCAACCCGCCTGGCTGGAGATGCAGACGGTGACCCGGTCCGGGTAGCCCATCAACACGCTCTCCACGAGCGAACCGTCGTGCAGCCGCCACAGCGCCTTGCGGGTGGCGCCGTCGTCGCAGGCCAGCTCGCGCACCGGAGTGAGCAACCGGGGCAGCAGCGCTCCGGCCAGCCGCTCCCGGGTGGCCGCCGGCAGATCGGTCATCTCGGCCGGATCCCGAACCAGCCGACCGAAGTAGTGGTGGGACACCTGCTTGGCCCGGAAGGCCGGCTCGCCCAACTCGGTGACGAGCGCCTGCCGACCCGGCAGATCCAGGTCGGCGAGGTGCCGGGGCGGCATCGCCGGGCGGCGACCGGGGGCGTCAGGGTCAACGGGGATAACAGGCAGGCTCGTCATGGCTGGTCCAGTCTGTCACGCCGTTCGCCGAACCTGCCCGTCCGGAGGTGCCGATTCGGCCCCCACCAGGGGGACCACCCGGGCGACGCGGCGTGATTCATCCCTCAGCCCACCACCGGTACGAGGACCGCCAACAACAGATAGGCGGTGGGTACGGCGAACAGGATCGAGTCCAGCCGGTCCATCAGACCACCGTGTCCCGGCAGCAGGTTGCTCATGTCCTTCACGCCGAGATCCCGTTTGATCATGGACTCGGCGAGGTCGCCCAGGACCGCCGTGCCGGAGATCGCCACCCCGAACAGCGCCCCCCACCAGGGGGCCACGTCGAAGAGCAGCCAGATCAGCAGGGCGCTGCCGAGGGCTGCGGCGGTGACCGAACCGGCGAATCCCTCCCAGGACTTCTTCGGGCTGATCCGGGGTGCCATCGGGTGCTTGCCGAAGGACACCCCCGCGGCGTACCCACCGGTGTCGGAGAGCACCACGCCGACCACGGTGACCAGCACCCGCAGGTGGCCGTCGCCCGGGGCCGCCGCGAGCATCGCCGCGAAACCACCCAGGAACGGCACGTAGACCGCGATCAGGGTGGCCGCGGTGAGATCCCGCTGGAAGCCGGCCGGGCCGTCACCCAACCGCCAGACCATCGTGCCCAGCACGGTGACCAGCAGACCCAGGCTGAGCGCGTCCGGCCCGGCGAACCAGGCCAGACCGATGGTCAGCACGCCACCGGCGAGCAGCGGCACCAGCGGCGGGTGGGCGCCACTGCGCCGGACCGCGCGGGTCATCTCCCAGATGCCCACCCCGATCGCACCGGCCAGCACGGCCAGGAACCCGGGGAGGAAGAAGAAGAGCGGCACCAGCACCAGCGCGCCGAGGCCCAGGCCGACGCCGACGGCAGCCGGCAGGTTACGGCCGGCCCGACCGGTCGCCGACAGCTGGGTGGCCGGCCGGTCGGCGCTGGCCCGCCGCCGCCCGCGGAACCGTCGGCCGGTCGGTGGTGCCATCTCCAGGTCGACGTCGGTCGACGGGAGTGGCGACCGCGCCCCGCCGTCGTCGGGTACCGGGGTGAGCGGTGAGGTCGGCGGACCGTCGTCCCGCACCGGTGTCAGCTGGGCGGTCGGAGCGTCGTCCTCCCGCACCGGGGCCGGCTGCGCGGTCGGGTCGTCGTCACCTGAGGGCGGCCGGACCAGCCCGGCCACCGGACGGACACCGAACCGGCCGTCGTACGGCCCGGGGTCCGGCTCGTCGTGTCCGCGTCCCGACGGCCGGGGTGGGGCCTGCGGCCCGGCGGACAGGTCGGGGCCGGACTGCCGGGGCGACCACGGTTCGACCTCCCGTTCCGGCCAGGGCAGGGTCGGGGGACGTTCGGACCGGTCCCAGCCGCGAGGCTCGGCGCTGCCGTAGGGGTCGAGGTGGGACATCACGCACCGGACGAGGGTACGAGTGCCACCACATGACGCAAGACCACAACCATCCCCTACCCGCGTGACTGCTCCGGTATCCGCGTGACTACTGCGGTTGACCGACCCGACGGCCGGCCGATCCCCGCCGTTCACCGCACGGTGGCCGGGAATCGTGCCGAGCCTACTGCACCGGCTGGCCGGGCACGGCGGACGTCAGCGCGGCGAGCCAGCCCGGTCCGGTGCAGCCCGGTGCCTGACCTGGTCCGGCCCGCCCGACCGGTGCTGGCCGGCCCGACCCGGTGCTGGCCGGTCCTGCGCTCGTTCTGCCATCTGCCCGGCCACCGGCCGGCGACGGCATCGGCGCGACACCGCCGCAGGACGGTGGTACGCCGATGCCGTGACAGCCGGGGTCAGACTTCGAGCAGCTCCGACTCCTTGTGCTTGAGCAGCTCGTCGACGGTGGCCACGTAACGCTGGGTCAGGTCGTCGAGCTCCTTCTCGGCGCGGCGGCCGTCGTCCTCGCCGACCTCGCCGTCCTTGACCAGGCGGTCCAGCTCTTCCTTGCCCTTGCGGCGGACGTTGCGGACCGCCACCTTGGCCTCCTCGCCCTTGTGCCGAGCCACCTTGATCATCTCGCGGCGGCGTTCCTCGGTCATCTGCGGCAGCAGGATGCGGAGCTGGTTGCCCTCGTTGTTCGGGTTCACCCCGAGGTCGGAATCGCGGATCGCCTTCTCCATGGCGTTGATCTGCGAGTTGTCGTACGGCTTGATGATGACCATGCGCGGCTCGGGCACCCCGATGGAGGCCATCTGGGGCAGCGGCGTGGGCGTGCCGTAGTAGTCGATGATGACCTTGGAGAACATGGCGGCGTTGGCGCGACCGGTACGGATGGCGCCGAACTCCTCCTTGGCGTGCTCGACCGCACGCTCCATCTTCTCCTCGGCCTCGAGGAGGGTGTCGTCGATCACCGGTCTCCTCGCCTCCTTCTGTGTTCGTCGTGGGCTGAAGCTGCTGCTCTGGTACGCGAGGACCGCGGTGGTGGCCAGCGGGACCGTCAGGCGGTGATCAGCGTACCGATCTTGTCGCCGCCGACGGCCCGGATGATCGTGTCCTCGCCCTGGGCGCCGAAGACCAGCATCGGCAACCCGTTCTCCATGCACAGGCTGAACGCCGCGGCATCGGCCACCCGCAGGTTGCGTTGCAACACCTCGGAGAAGGTGATCGAGTCGAACTTGCTGGCGTCCGGGTCGATCCGCGGGTCGGCGGTGTAGACGCCGTCCACGCCGTTCTTGCTCATCAGCACCACGTCGGCACGGATCTCCAGCGCCCGCTGGGCGGCCACCGTGTCGGTGGAGAAGTACGGCATCCCGGCGCCGGCTCCGAAGATCACCACGCGCCCCTTCTCCAGGTGCCGGATCGCCCGCAGTGGAATGTACGGCTCGGCGACCTGGGCCATCGTGATCGCGCTCTGCACGCGCGTCTCGATGCCCTCCTTCTCCAGGAAGTCCTGCAGCGCCAGGCAGTTCATCACGGTGCCCAGCATGCCCATGTAGTCGGCACGGGCCCGGTCCATACCGCGCTTCTGCAACTCCGCGCCGCGGAAGAAGTTGCCGCCGCCGACCACCACGGAGACCTGCACACCGCGACGTACCACGGTGGCGATCTGCCGGGCGATGGCCTGCACGACGTCGGGGTCGACGCCGATCGCCCCGCCACCGAAGACCTCACCGGAGAGCTTCAGCACCACCCGGCGGGCGCGGCCGGGCGGCGGCGCCGTCGGGTCGTCCGCCTCCAGGCTCCGGTCGTTCACAACCTGTGTCATCCGCCCCGCCCCTCCCGCGTGCACGTCGACCGCGCCGCGTCACCGCGTACCTGCCCGTTGCCGACCCTATGTGACGAGGAGGCCGCGGTGCCTGTCGCGTACACCTGCGGCCTCCTCGTCGACGTTGCGTGCCCGCCCGGACGCGACCCGCGTCGCGGACGGTGGCGGCTCAGGCCTGGCCGACCTCGAACCGGACGAAGCGGGTCACCTCGATGCCGGCCTCGGCCAGCACCTGCTTGACGGTCTTCTTGTTGTCGGAGACCGACGCCTGCTCGATCAGGACGTAGTCCTTGAAGAAGGCGTTCACCCGGCCCTCGACGATCTTCGGCAGGGCCGCCTCGGGCTTGTTCTCCTCGCGGGCGGTCTGCTCGGCGATGCGCCGCTCGGACTCGACGACCTCGGCCGGCACCTCGTCACGGGTGACGTACTTCGGCCGCATCGCGGCGATCTGCATGGCGGTGCCCCGGGCGTCGGCGTCACCGGCCTCGTCGGTCTTGCCGCTGTACTCCACCAGCACGCCGACGGCAGGCGGCAGGTCCTGGCTCTTGCGGTGCAGGTAGACCGCGACCGTGCCGTCGAGCTTGGCGAAGCGGTTGAGCACCAGCTTCTCGCCGATCTTGGCGGACTGCTCCTGGATCACGTCGGCGACGGTCTTACCGTCCAGCTCGGTGGCGAGCAGTTCCTCGGCGGTGCCGACGTCGCTGCGCTCGCCGTGCTCGACCAGCTGCTGGGCCAGGGCGACGAACGCGTCGGTCTTGGCCACGAAGTCGGTCTCGCAGTTGAGCTCCAGCAGCGCCTTGCCGGAGTGCGCGACGAGGCCGTTGGCGGCGGTCCGGCCGGCCCGCTTGCCGACGTCCTTGGCGCCCTTGACGCGCAGGATCTCGACGGCCTTGTCGAAGTCGCCCTCCGCCTCGGTGAGCGCCTTCTTGCAGTCCATCATGCCGGCGCCGGTGAGGTCGCGGAGCTTCTTGACGTCCGCGGCGGTGAAGTTGGACATGGCTCTCTCTTCGGTGTTGAGACTGCGGTGGGTGGTCTGAGGTGCCGGTTACCCGGCCGGGGCCGGGTGTTCCCGGCAGGGACCGCCGCACCCCGCCGCCCGAACGGACGGGCGACGGGGACGCGGCGGTGCGGTCACTCGGCGGCGGCGGTGGCCGGCTGCTCGACCGGCTTCTGCTCGGCGACGGGCTGCTGCTCGGCGGCCGGCTGCTCGGCGGGAGCCTGCTCGGCGACGGGCTGCTCGGCCGGCTTCTGCTCGGCGGCGGGCTGCTCGGCCTTCTTCGGCTCCAGCAGCTCGCGCTCCCACTCGGTCAGCGGCTCGTCGCTGCCGACCTGGCCCTCCGGCTTCTCGTCGCCACCACGGCGACGGCCGGAACGGGCGATCAGACCATCGGCGACGGCGGCGGCCACCACCCGGGTCAGCAGCTCGGCGGAGCGGATCGCGTCGTCGTTGCCCGGGATCGGGAAGTCGACCTCGTCCGGGTCACAGTTGGTGTCCAGCACCGCGATCACCGGGATGCCCAGCTTGCGGGCCTCGTCGACGGCGATGTGCTCCTTCTTGGTGTCGACGATCCAGACCGCGGCCGGGAGCTTCTGCATGTCCCGCAGACCACCGAGGGTCTTGGTGAGCTTGGTCTTCTCACGGAACAGCTGAAGGGTCTCCTTCTTGGTGTAACCGGCGGCGGTGCCGGTCAGGTCGCCCAGCGCCTCCAGCTCCTTCATCCGCTGGAGCCGCTTGTACACCGTCTGGAAGTTGGTGAGCATGCCACCGAGCCAGCGGTGGTTGACGTACGGCTGACCGACCCGGGTGGCCTGCTCGGAGATGGCCTCCTGGGCCTGCTTCTTGGTGCCGACGAACAGGATGCTGCCACCCTCGGCCACCGTGCTGCGCACGAAGTCGTACGCCTTCTCGATGTAGTCGAGGGTCTGGCGCAGGTCGATGATGTAGATGCCGTTGCGCTCGGTCATGATGAAGCGCTTCATCTTCGGGTTCCAGCGCCGGGTCTGGTGCCCGAAGTGGACACCGCTCTCCAGCAGCTGACGCATGGTCACGACGGCCATGGTGGGGTACTCCTCAAGATCCCTGGTTTGTCACGCCCGGCCGGTGGCCGGGCGTCCTGGCGCCTGATCGCCGGCCATGGTGGGCCCGAAGGAGATCGGGACCAGGGAGGCCGTCGCTCCACGACGAAACGTGGAGAGGGCACGCGAGGTCGACCGCACGAGGCGGTCGCCAAGAGGCCAGTGTACGCCTCCACCCCGCCACCCGACCTCTGGGTACACACCCGCGTCCTCCCACCCTGCAAGAAGGTAGGGGCCCCGGGGCGGGGCGCCTGGCCAGCGGAGTGGCGGGTGGAGCGGGGCACCGGGTGGAGCGGGGTGCCGGGTCAGCGGGCGGCGAGGGCGGCGGCGACGAAGAGGACCAGCCCGACGGTGAGGTAGGCGGTCGGCGGGCGCAGCCAGCCCCGGCCGCTGTCGGCCATCGCCAGGCCACCGGTCCGCAGCCCGTACAGGCCGCCGGCGAAGATCGGCAAGCCGACCACCAGGAAGGTGCCCACGACGACGTGTGACGCCGGGACCGGGTCACCGGTGAGGCCGTGTAGCAGCACCCGCAGCGCCGGGACCTCGAAGACCAGGACCAACAACCCCAGCAGCACCGCCAGCGCCGGCCGTCGGGTGCTGTAGACGCCGTCGGAGGCCGGCCCACCCGTCCGGTACGCCCCGTCGGCCGGGCCGTCCGGGCGGGGCGTCACCGGGGTCATCGGGCCGGTCGGCACCTCCAACGGGGAGGGCTCCGCCGGGCGGTGGGGCTCGATGATCGGGTAGCCGCCCAACGCCGCCGGCCGTGCCGGATCGACACGTTCGGATCCACCCGTCGACGGGCCGACACCGCTGACGCCCAACATGCCGGAGTCGGCGGCGAACCGGCCGGTGCCGCTGTCGCTCCCGGCGAGGCGACCGGTCCCGGGACTGCTCAACCGGCCCGTCCCGGTATCACCGACACCCCGGCCCGCCCCGGTGTCGGTCAACCGGCCCGTCCCGGTATCACCGACACCCCGGCCCGCCCCGGTGTCGGTCAACCGGCCCGCCCCGGTGTCACCGACACCCCGGCCCGTGAGGCCGCCGAGCAGGCCCACACCGCTGTCGCCGACACCCCGGCCGGCGACGCCGCCGAGCGGACCCACGCCGCTGTTCCCGAGCGGGCCGACGTCGCTGGTTCCGGCCTCCCGGGCGGCGCGGCGGCCGACCCGGTCGGTGGGTAGCTCACCGGAGACGTCCGGGTCGTCCCGGCGGGACCGGGTCGGCCGGTATCCGACGCTGTCGCCCCCGCCGTCACCCAACGGATCGGCTGCGTCGAAGCGTCCCGAGTCGTAGCGGCCCGCCTCCGCGTACCGGCCCTCCTCTGCAGCCCGCTGGTCGGGGGTACGCGACTCGTCGTCGCGCCGGCGCACCCCGCTCGCCGTCCGCCAGTCCGAGTCGTCGTACCCGGGTTCCCGACCGGCCGGGTACCAGCGTGACTCCTGATCTTCGGGGTAGCTCCGTCGTGCGTCCACGTCCGGCACCGTATGCGACCGCCTCGCCGGGCGCCATTCACAGGTCGGACCGGCCGGACTGGCCGTCAGGGCACCCGGCGCGGGCCACCTCGACGGACAGGGCCGGCGTGGGTGACCTCAGCGGGCAGGCCGGTGCGGTCGGCCACCAGGGCGGGAGTTCACCCGGACGCCCATACCACGCCAGGACCTTGATCGTCCGGCCGTCCACAGGGCGCCACGTCGTCCACAGGCACGGAAACGGGTGTCGCACCGGTCCCCGCCCCACCCGCAGCCTGACGGGCATGACGAAGCGGAACCAGGCGGTTGGCGCGTACGGCGAACAGTGCGCCGTACGGCACCTGATCGGGGCCGGGCTGCGCCCGGTGGCCCGCAACTGGCGCTGCCGGGAGGGCGAGATCGACGTCATCGCCTGGGACGGCCAGGTCCTCGCCTTCTGCGAGGTGAAGACCCGGCGGGGCGACGCCTACGGCAGCCCCGCCGAGGCGATCGTCCCGGCCAAGGCCCGACGGTTGCGCGGCCTCGCCGCCAGGTGGTTGGCCGAGACCGGGACCACCGCCGACGAGGTGCGCTTCGACGTCCTGTCGGTCCGACTGCCGATGGCCGGCGCGGCCCGGGTCGAGCATGTCAAGGGAGCCTTCTGATGACCGACGGCCGCACCGCCGCCGACCCCACGACCGGCAGTCTCACGACCGGTGACCGCACGAGAGGCGCCTCGCGGTGAGCTACGCCAAGGTGCTCTCGGTCGGACTGGTCGGGGTCACCGGCCATCTGGTCGAGGTCGAGGCGGACCTCTCCCCCGGGCTGCCGGCGGTGGTCATCTCGGGTCTGCCGGACACCGCCCTGCACGAGGCACGGGACCGGGTCCGCGCGGCAGTGGTCAACTCGGGCCAGCGCTGGCCCAACCGTCGGATCACCCTCAACCTGCTCCCCGCCACGCTCCCCAAGTACGGCTCGGCGTTCGACCTGGCCATCGCGGTCGCGCTGCTCGGTGCCGCCGGTGAGCTGCCGCTGCTGCCGATGGAGGGGGTGGCGGTCCTCGGCGAGTTGGGCCTCGACGGCACGGTCCGGCCGGTCCGCGGGGTGCTGCCGATGGTCACCGCCGCCGTGCGGGCCGGCCTGGACCGGGTGGTCGTTCCGGTGGGGAACGCGGCCGAGGCGGCGGTGATCCCCGGGGTACGGGTTCGCGCCGTGGACACCCTGCACCGGCTCGTCGCCTTCGTCCGGGACGGCACCGCCCTGTTGGAGCCGCCGCCCGCCGCCCCCGCCGAGACGCCGTCCGGGCCGGATCTGGCCGACGTCGCCGGGCAGGGACTGGGCCGGCGGGCGTTGGAGGTGGCGGCGGCCGGCGGGCACCATCTCTCCCTGTTGGGGCCGCCCGGTGCCGGCAAGACGATGCTCGCCGAGCGGTTGCCGTCGATCCTGCCGTCGCTCGACGACGACGACGCGCTGGAGGTCACCGCGCTGCACTCGATCGCCGGCACGCTACCGCCGGACGGGCGACTGCTGCGCCGGCCGCCGTTCCAGGCCCCGCACCACTCGGCCACCGTGCCGTCGCTGGTAGGTGGTGGTTCGGGGCTGGCCCGGCCCGGCGCGGTGTCGCTGGCCCATCGGGGGGTGTTGTTTCTCGATGAAGCCGCCGAGTTCAGCAAGGGTGCCCTGGAGGCGTTGCGCCAACCGTTGGAGAGTGGGCACGTCCACCTGACCCGGGCCAGAGGGCGCACCCGGTACCCGGCTCGGGTGCAGTTGGTCCTGGCCGCCAATCCCTGCCCCTGCGCGAAGCCCGGCGGCGACGCCCTGTGCGAGTGCAGCCCGCTGGTACGGCGGCGGTACCTCGGCCGGCTCTCCGGTCCCCTGCTCGACCGGATCGACATCCAGGTCAGGGTGCTGCCGGTGGGGGCGGCCGAGCTGATGGGCACCGACCTCGACGGCGAACCGTCGGCGGCGGTCGCCGCCCGGGTGGCGGTGGCGCGTGGGGCTGCCGCCGAACGTTGGGCGCCGGCCGGGCACCGGCTCAACGCGGAGGTGCCCGGCCCACTGCTGCGCCGGCCACCGTGGCGGCTCGCCGGCCGGGCCACCGCCGAACTGCGGGGCCGGCTCGACCGGGGCTCGCTGTCTGCCCGGGGCTTCGACCGCATCATCCGGCTCGCCTGGACGATCGCCGATCTTGACAGCCGGACACGGCCCGATCTTGAGGATGTCCGGGAGGCCACCGGACTCCGGACGGGGGAGGAAGTGTGAACAGCACCGATGACCTGCACGCCCGGGTGGCGCTCACCTGGCTGGCCGAGCCGGGCACCCGGCTGGTGCACCGGCTGGTGGGCCGGCTCGGTCCAGTCGCCACGCTGGACCTGCTGCTCGACGGCGGCGCACCCGACGAGACGTTGCGGGCGGCGGTGGCGGCCCGGCTGCACGCGGGGGATCCCCGGGCGGTGGCCGCCGAGGCGGTGGCGCTCACCGACCGGCTCGGCGCTCGGATCATCGCGCCGCCGGACGACGAGTGGCCCGCCCCGCTGGGCGACCTGGAACGGCTGGTGCTGCCCGGGGCGAGCCGGAAGGTCGACCGGGAGACCGCCCCACCACTGTGCATCTGGGTACGCGGCGGGTGGCCGCTGGCCGAGGTGCTGGACCGCTCGGTCGCGGTGGTCGGCGCACGGGCCGCCACCGGGTACGGCGTACACGTCGCCACCGAGCTCGGGTACGGCCTGGCCGACCGGGAGTGGACGGTGGTCTCCGGCGGCGCGTTCGGCATCGACGCCGCCGCCCACCGGGGCGCGTTGAACGCCGGTGGGGTGACGGTGGCGGTGCTGGCCGGTGGGGTGGACCGCCCCTACCCGATGGGCAACTCCGCGCTGTTCGACCGGATCGCCGAGACCGGGTTGCTGATCAGCGAGTGGTTGCCGGGAGCGGAGCCGTTGCGTCCCCGCTTCCTGATCCGTAACCGGGTGATCGCCGCCGGCACCCGGGGCAGCGTGCTGGTGGAGGCGGCGGCACGCAGCGGCGCGGCCCAGACCATGCACCGCGCGATCGCCCTGCGACGACCGGCGATGGTGGTGCCCGGCCCGGTCACCTCGGCGCTGTCCGTCGGCGCGCACGAACTGCTGCGGGACTACGCGCACACCCGACTCGTCACCGGGCTCGCGCACGTGCTGGAGGAGGTGGGTCGGATCGGGGCGGACCTGGCACCACCGGCCAGGGGCGCGGAACGCCCGACGGACGTCCTCGACGACGAGGCGGCCATGCTGCGCGAGTCGATGCCCCGACGCGGCAC harbors:
- a CDS encoding DivIVA domain-containing protein; protein product: MASQGQRFRRKALRRGYKVDEVDAFLDRVEATLAGQPVGAPVASQEVHDVVFRVRFNGYDEWQVDLHLDRVERQLAELEERAVPSGRGADPRGADRLAPPMRDEHRGLPPAPQAMPPRAMPAQPGPPDRYGNRYDEPTGAFAGGYDAPRGGYDAPRGQLGPGPGGPMGPGPVAPMGPGPGGPMGPGPGGPMGHGGPPPRGLPAGPGSGYGPPDEQRFDGFEAGRHGRTDMTAEIRMPERDRMLERDRMPERDPRDRMPDRDRMPERDRMPERDPRDLRGRGPAGPPPMPQQPMGQPIGGPPPMGPPVGGPPMVGPPMAGPPGSELYRVDQIRRSFQVRRFGSGYDPDQVDRFFESLLGGMQGRNQMPVNPKELDTLRFGLVPGGYFEAEVDAALKDVQDILFGR
- the rlmN gene encoding 23S rRNA (adenine(2503)-C(2))-methyltransferase RlmN: MTSLPVIPVDPDAPGRRPAMPPRHLADLDLPGRQALVTELGEPAFRAKQVSHHYFGRLVRDPAEMTDLPAATRERLAGALLPRLLTPVRELACDDGATRKALWRLHDGSLVESVLMGYPDRVTVCISSQAGCGMACPFCATGQAGLTRNLSAAEIVDQAVYLAGVAASGAVAGSPPRLSHVVFMGMGEPLANYSRVVTAIRRLVAPAPEGLGLSQRHITVSTVGLVPAIRRLASEDLAVTLALSLHAPDDELRDELVPVNQRWKVAEVLGAAWDYAATTGRRVSIEYAMIKDVNDQPWRADLLGRLLAGRSTHVNLIPLNPTPGSRWDASAKPVEREFVRRLRESGVSTTVRDTRGREIDGACGQLAAAVDSDIEAPRGRDRA
- a CDS encoding phosphatidate cytidylyltransferase; its protein translation is MSHLDPYGSAEPRGWDRSERPPTLPWPEREVEPWSPRQSGPDLSAGPQAPPRPSGRGHDEPDPGPYDGRFGVRPVAGLVRPPSGDDDPTAQPAPVREDDAPTAQLTPVRDDGPPTSPLTPVPDDGGARSPLPSTDVDLEMAPPTGRRFRGRRRASADRPATQLSATGRAGRNLPAAVGVGLGLGALVLVPLFFFLPGFLAVLAGAIGVGIWEMTRAVRRSGAHPPLVPLLAGGVLTIGLAWFAGPDALSLGLLVTVLGTMVWRLGDGPAGFQRDLTAATLIAVYVPFLGGFAAMLAAAPGDGHLRVLVTVVGVVLSDTGGYAAGVSFGKHPMAPRISPKKSWEGFAGSVTAAALGSALLIWLLFDVAPWWGALFGVAISGTAVLGDLAESMIKRDLGVKDMSNLLPGHGGLMDRLDSILFAVPTAYLLLAVLVPVVG
- the frr gene encoding ribosome recycling factor, with translation MIDDTLLEAEEKMERAVEHAKEEFGAIRTGRANAAMFSKVIIDYYGTPTPLPQMASIGVPEPRMVIIKPYDNSQINAMEKAIRDSDLGVNPNNEGNQLRILLPQMTEERRREMIKVARHKGEEAKVAVRNVRRKGKEELDRLVKDGEVGEDDGRRAEKELDDLTQRYVATVDELLKHKESELLEV
- the pyrH gene encoding UMP kinase, producing MTQVVNDRSLEADDPTAPPPGRARRVVLKLSGEVFGGGAIGVDPDVVQAIARQIATVVRRGVQVSVVVGGGNFFRGAELQKRGMDRARADYMGMLGTVMNCLALQDFLEKEGIETRVQSAITMAQVAEPYIPLRAIRHLEKGRVVIFGAGAGMPYFSTDTVAAQRALEIRADVVLMSKNGVDGVYTADPRIDPDASKFDSITFSEVLQRNLRVADAAAFSLCMENGLPMLVFGAQGEDTIIRAVGGDKIGTLITA
- the tsf gene encoding translation elongation factor Ts produces the protein MSNFTAADVKKLRDLTGAGMMDCKKALTEAEGDFDKAVEILRVKGAKDVGKRAGRTAANGLVAHSGKALLELNCETDFVAKTDAFVALAQQLVEHGERSDVGTAEELLATELDGKTVADVIQEQSAKIGEKLVLNRFAKLDGTVAVYLHRKSQDLPPAVGVLVEYSGKTDEAGDADARGTAMQIAAMRPKYVTRDEVPAEVVESERRIAEQTAREENKPEAALPKIVEGRVNAFFKDYVLIEQASVSDNKKTVKQVLAEAGIEVTRFVRFEVGQA
- the rpsB gene encoding 30S ribosomal protein S2 produces the protein MAVVTMRQLLESGVHFGHQTRRWNPKMKRFIMTERNGIYIIDLRQTLDYIEKAYDFVRSTVAEGGSILFVGTKKQAQEAISEQATRVGQPYVNHRWLGGMLTNFQTVYKRLQRMKELEALGDLTGTAAGYTKKETLQLFREKTKLTKTLGGLRDMQKLPAAVWIVDTKKEHIAVDEARKLGIPVIAVLDTNCDPDEVDFPIPGNDDAIRSAELLTRVVAAAVADGLIARSGRRRGGDEKPEGQVGSDEPLTEWERELLEPKKAEQPAAEQKPAEQPVAEQAPAEQPAAEQQPVAEQKPVEQPATAAAE
- a CDS encoding YraN family protein, with protein sequence MTKRNQAVGAYGEQCAVRHLIGAGLRPVARNWRCREGEIDVIAWDGQVLAFCEVKTRRGDAYGSPAEAIVPAKARRLRGLAARWLAETGTTADEVRFDVLSVRLPMAGAARVEHVKGAF
- a CDS encoding YifB family Mg chelatase-like AAA ATPase, with the translated sequence MSYAKVLSVGLVGVTGHLVEVEADLSPGLPAVVISGLPDTALHEARDRVRAAVVNSGQRWPNRRITLNLLPATLPKYGSAFDLAIAVALLGAAGELPLLPMEGVAVLGELGLDGTVRPVRGVLPMVTAAVRAGLDRVVVPVGNAAEAAVIPGVRVRAVDTLHRLVAFVRDGTALLEPPPAAPAETPSGPDLADVAGQGLGRRALEVAAAGGHHLSLLGPPGAGKTMLAERLPSILPSLDDDDALEVTALHSIAGTLPPDGRLLRRPPFQAPHHSATVPSLVGGGSGLARPGAVSLAHRGVLFLDEAAEFSKGALEALRQPLESGHVHLTRARGRTRYPARVQLVLAANPCPCAKPGGDALCECSPLVRRRYLGRLSGPLLDRIDIQVRVLPVGAAELMGTDLDGEPSAAVAARVAVARGAAAERWAPAGHRLNAEVPGPLLRRPPWRLAGRATAELRGRLDRGSLSARGFDRIIRLAWTIADLDSRTRPDLEDVREATGLRTGEEV
- a CDS encoding DNA-processing protein DprA, translated to MNSTDDLHARVALTWLAEPGTRLVHRLVGRLGPVATLDLLLDGGAPDETLRAAVAARLHAGDPRAVAAEAVALTDRLGARIIAPPDDEWPAPLGDLERLVLPGASRKVDRETAPPLCIWVRGGWPLAEVLDRSVAVVGARAATGYGVHVATELGYGLADREWTVVSGGAFGIDAAAHRGALNAGGVTVAVLAGGVDRPYPMGNSALFDRIAETGLLISEWLPGAEPLRPRFLIRNRVIAAGTRGSVLVEAAARSGAAQTMHRAIALRRPAMVVPGPVTSALSVGAHELLRDYAHTRLVTGLAHVLEEVGRIGADLAPPARGAERPTDVLDDEAAMLRESMPRRGTIGADALAARAGVPVRTALRKLALLEELGLVTRRDDGYALTRPQSSRG